One Periophthalmus magnuspinnatus isolate fPerMag1 chromosome 8, fPerMag1.2.pri, whole genome shotgun sequence genomic window carries:
- the ramp2 gene encoding receptor activity-modifying protein 2: MGLQSGIEEEYTMTGQNHKQREFAVLFYFIIIFICARQTLCLINEKLAVEPTMSEHLSPNTIEDHSNASVANYTLQACGNSSHHCLDMCQICDQHFNGNRMDCLSILLDSLCLTNFHSAMEQSNSDWCVWANVSGLYSNLSICTEEISDCLMIPWPNALVEQKFLDIHSDYFQDCPSEELSDPPPAIVFALVITPICLIPVMVSLVVLKTKNGDGSQ; this comes from the exons ATGGGACTCCAGAGCGGCATAGAAGAAGAGTACACGATGACAGGCCAAAACCACAAGCAAAGAGagtttgctgttttgttttatttcattataatttTCATTTGTG CCAGACAGACTCTTTGCCTCATCAATGAAAAGCTGGCAGTTGAACCCACGATGTCAG AGCATCTCTCTCCCAACACGATAGAAGACCACTCGA ATGCCAGCGTCGCAAACTATACTTTACAGG CTTGTGGGAACTCCTCTCACCACTGCCTCGATATGTGCCAGATCTGTGACCAACACTTTAATGGAAATAGGATGGATTGTCTATCTATTCTTCTGGATTCACTGTGTCTAACAAACTTCCACTCGGCCATGGAGCAAAGTAACAGTGACTGGTGCGTCTGGGCCAACGTGAGCGG TTTGTACAGTAACCTCAGCATTTGCACAGAGGAGATATCCGACTGTCTGATGATCCCGTGGCCCAATGCTCTGGTGGAGCAGAAGTTTCTGGACATTCACTCAGATTATTTCCAGGACTGTCCATCGGAGGAGCTAAGTGACCCTCCGCCAGCCATTGTCTTCGCTCTGGTCATCACGCCCATCTGTCTTATACCTGTCATGGTCAGTTTGGTGGTGCTCAAGACCAAGAACGGAGATGGAAGCCAATAG
- the ezh1 gene encoding histone-lysine N-methyltransferase EZH1 isoform X2 → MEETTTAAPPTGPGTIPSAPRPPAPPCALSRSLVEWRRRVKSEYMRLRQLKRLKKAEQVKNLFMANRQKIEEQTNVLNTEWSKLRIQAIPVSTSIGALPSKKMCSVEFGYPSFKPQSVPLRPLSTVAAIPFMYSWSPLQHNFMVEDETFLHNIPYMGDEVLEQDEAFLEELIDNYDGVHGDREGGFISDEVFKELVEALSQYPDQEEEEEESAAPETVVKKDDERILRSSSAVEASDDIRPAVVPFSRRKRRSTTEARDLSTCKAIPNDKIFTAIASMFPYKGSTEELKEKYRDLLEPPNPVKLPPLCTPNLDGPYAKSVQREQSLHSFHTLFCRRCFKYDCFLHPFHATPNVYKRKSKEIRMETEPCGDNCFLLQKGAKEFVEQNMLRSQRSRKRKKAPRSTGSSCPGPSNEEGKEGDSDHETTSSSEGNSRCQTPTKVRVGEEEAEPQGCCVEWSGAEESLFRVLHGTYFNNFCSIARLIGTKNCKEVYEFAAKEVLIHRVPLVDGGISPQKKKRKHRLWAKIQLKKDNSSNQVYNYQPCDHPDHPCDSSCPCVMTQNFCEKFCQCETECQNRFPGCRCKTQCNTKQCPCYLAVRECDPDLCMTCGAADHWDSKVVSCKNCSIQRGLKKHLLLAPSDVAGWGTFIKEPVQKNEFISEYCGELISQDEADRRGRIYDKYMSSFLFNLNNDFVVDATRKGNKIRFANHSVNPNCYAKVVMVNGDHRIGIFAKRAILQGEELFFDYRYSQADALKYVGIEREVEMT, encoded by the exons ATGGAGGAAACGACTACAGCTGCTCCACCCACTGGCCCTGGCACCATCCCCTCCGCACCACGACCCCCCGCTCCCCCCTGCGCCCTGTCCCGCAGCCTGGTGGAGTGGAGACGCAGAGTCAAGTCTGAATACATGCGCCTACGCCAACTTAAACGCCTTAAGAAAGCAGAGCAGGTCAAG AACCTGTTCATGGCAAACAGACAGAAGATTGAGGAGCAGACTAATGTTTTAAATACAGAATGGTCAAAGCTCAGAATTCAAGCCATTCCCGTGTCAACATCCATTGGAGCCCTGCCCAGCAAAAAG ATGTGCTCGGTGGAGTTTGGCTACCCGTCCTTCAAGCCTCAGTCAGTTCCTTTGAGACCACTGTCTACTGTGGCAGCCATTCCCTTCATGTACTCCTGGTCACCTCTGCAGCACAACTTCATG GTGGAGGATGAGACTTTTCTTCATAACATCCCGTACATGGGCGATGAAGTCCTGGAACAAGATGAGGCCTTTTTGGAGGAGCTCATTGACAACTACGATGGTGTCCATGGCGACAGAG AGGGTGGATTTATCAGCGATGAGGTCTTTAAGGAGCTGGTCGAGGCCTTGAGCCAATACCCTGatcaagaggaagaggaggaggagtcggCTGCACCAGAGACAGTTGTGAAGAAGGACGACGAGCGGATTCTGAGGAGCAGTTCTGCAGTGGAAGCATCAGACGACATCAGACCTGCCGTTGTGCCATttagcaggaggaagaggagaagtaCTACAGAGG caagaGACCTGTCCACCTGTAAGGCCATTCCCAATGATAAGATATTTACAGCCATCGCTTCAATGTTCCCCTACAAGGGCAGcacagaggagctgaaggagaA GTACAGAGACTTATTGGAGCCTCCTAACCCAGTGAAGCTGCCTCCTCTCTGCACTCCCAACCTGGATGGACCCTACGCCAAGTCAGTGCAGAGAGAGCAGTCTTTGCACTCCTTTCACACTCTCTTCTGCAGACGTTGCTTCAAATATGACTGTTTCCTCCATC cTTTCCATGCCACGCCGAACGTTTACAAGAGGAAGAGCAAAGAAATCCGCATGGAGACGGAGCCGTGCGGAGACAACTGCTTCTTGTTACAG AAAGGGGCAAAAGAGTTTGTGGAGCAGAACATGCTGAGGTCCCAAAGGTCCCGGAAGAGAAAGAAGGCTCCACGTTCCACCGGCTCCAGCTGCCCTGGGCCGTCCAACGAGGAGGGCAAAGAGGGCGACAGTGACCACGAGACCACCTCTTCCTCTG AGGGGAATTCTCGGTGCCAGACGCCCACTAAAGTGCgtgtgggagaggaggaggcggagcctCAGGGCTGCTGTGTGGAGTGGAGCGGAGCAGAGgagtctctcttcagagtccttCACGGCACATATTTCAACAACTTCTGCTCCATCGCACGCCTCATCGGCACCAAGAACTGCAAAGAG GTATATGAGTTTGCTGCAAAGGAAGTCTTGATCCATAGAGTTCCTCTGGTGGATGGCGGCATCTCTCctcaaaagaagaaaagaaaacacag GTTATGGGCAAAGATCCAGCTAAAGAAAG ATAACTCATCCAATCAGGTGTACAACTACCAGCCATGTGACCACCCGGACCACCCATGTGACAGCTCCTGCCCCTGCGTCATGACCCAGAATTTCTGTGAGAAGTTCTGCCAGTGCGAGACCGAGT GTCAAAACCGGTTCCCAGGCTGCAGGTGTAAGACCCAGTGTAACACAAAGCAGTGCCCGTGTTACCTGGCCGTGAGGGAGTGCGATCCAGATCTGTGCATGACGTGTGGGGCGGCCGACCACTGGGACAGCAAGGTGGTGTCCTGCAAGAACTGCTCCATCCAGAGAGGCCTCAAGAAG CACTTGCTCTTGGCTCCTTCTGATGTGGCCGGTTGGGGCACCTTCATCAAAGAACCTGTCCAGAAAAATGAGTTTATCTCGGAGTACTGTGGAGAG cTCATCTCCCAGGATGAGGCGGACCGTCGTGGGCGGATATATGATAAATACATGTCCAGTTTCCTTTTCAACCTGAACAATG ACTTTGTTGTTGATGCCACTCGTAAAGGCAACAAAATTCGCTTTGCAAATCATTCGGTCAATCCCAACTGTTACGCAAAAG
- the ezh1 gene encoding histone-lysine N-methyltransferase EZH1 isoform X4, translated as MEETTTAAPPTGPGTIPSAPRPPAPPCALSRSLVEWRRRVKSEYMRLRQLKRLKKAEQVKNLFMANRQKIEEQTNVLNTEWSKLRIQAIPVSTSIGALPSKKVEDETFLHNIPYMGDEVLEQDEAFLEELIDNYDGVHGDREGGFISDEVFKELVEALSQYPDQEEEEEESAAPETVVKKDDERILRSSSAVEASDDIRPAVVPFSRRKRRSTTEARDLSTCKAIPNDKIFTAIASMFPYKGSTEELKEKYRDLLEPPNPVKLPPLCTPNLDGPYAKSVQREQSLHSFHTLFCRRCFKYDCFLHPFHATPNVYKRKSKEIRMETEPCGDNCFLLQKGAKEFVEQNMLRSQRSRKRKKAPRSTGSSCPGPSNEEGKEGDSDHETTSSSEGNSRCQTPTKVRVGEEEAEPQGCCVEWSGAEESLFRVLHGTYFNNFCSIARLIGTKNCKEVYEFAAKEVLIHRVPLVDGGISPQKKKRKHRLWAKIQLKKDNSSNQVYNYQPCDHPDHPCDSSCPCVMTQNFCEKFCQCETECQNRFPGCRCKTQCNTKQCPCYLAVRECDPDLCMTCGAADHWDSKVVSCKNCSIQRGLKKHLLLAPSDVAGWGTFIKEPVQKNEFISEYCGELISQDEADRRGRIYDKYMSSFLFNLNNDFVVDATRKGNKIRFANHSVNPNCYAKVVMVNGDHRIGIFAKRAILQGEELFFDYRYSQADALKYVGIEREVEMT; from the exons ATGGAGGAAACGACTACAGCTGCTCCACCCACTGGCCCTGGCACCATCCCCTCCGCACCACGACCCCCCGCTCCCCCCTGCGCCCTGTCCCGCAGCCTGGTGGAGTGGAGACGCAGAGTCAAGTCTGAATACATGCGCCTACGCCAACTTAAACGCCTTAAGAAAGCAGAGCAGGTCAAG AACCTGTTCATGGCAAACAGACAGAAGATTGAGGAGCAGACTAATGTTTTAAATACAGAATGGTCAAAGCTCAGAATTCAAGCCATTCCCGTGTCAACATCCATTGGAGCCCTGCCCAGCAAAAAG GTGGAGGATGAGACTTTTCTTCATAACATCCCGTACATGGGCGATGAAGTCCTGGAACAAGATGAGGCCTTTTTGGAGGAGCTCATTGACAACTACGATGGTGTCCATGGCGACAGAG AGGGTGGATTTATCAGCGATGAGGTCTTTAAGGAGCTGGTCGAGGCCTTGAGCCAATACCCTGatcaagaggaagaggaggaggagtcggCTGCACCAGAGACAGTTGTGAAGAAGGACGACGAGCGGATTCTGAGGAGCAGTTCTGCAGTGGAAGCATCAGACGACATCAGACCTGCCGTTGTGCCATttagcaggaggaagaggagaagtaCTACAGAGG caagaGACCTGTCCACCTGTAAGGCCATTCCCAATGATAAGATATTTACAGCCATCGCTTCAATGTTCCCCTACAAGGGCAGcacagaggagctgaaggagaA GTACAGAGACTTATTGGAGCCTCCTAACCCAGTGAAGCTGCCTCCTCTCTGCACTCCCAACCTGGATGGACCCTACGCCAAGTCAGTGCAGAGAGAGCAGTCTTTGCACTCCTTTCACACTCTCTTCTGCAGACGTTGCTTCAAATATGACTGTTTCCTCCATC cTTTCCATGCCACGCCGAACGTTTACAAGAGGAAGAGCAAAGAAATCCGCATGGAGACGGAGCCGTGCGGAGACAACTGCTTCTTGTTACAG AAAGGGGCAAAAGAGTTTGTGGAGCAGAACATGCTGAGGTCCCAAAGGTCCCGGAAGAGAAAGAAGGCTCCACGTTCCACCGGCTCCAGCTGCCCTGGGCCGTCCAACGAGGAGGGCAAAGAGGGCGACAGTGACCACGAGACCACCTCTTCCTCTG AGGGGAATTCTCGGTGCCAGACGCCCACTAAAGTGCgtgtgggagaggaggaggcggagcctCAGGGCTGCTGTGTGGAGTGGAGCGGAGCAGAGgagtctctcttcagagtccttCACGGCACATATTTCAACAACTTCTGCTCCATCGCACGCCTCATCGGCACCAAGAACTGCAAAGAG GTATATGAGTTTGCTGCAAAGGAAGTCTTGATCCATAGAGTTCCTCTGGTGGATGGCGGCATCTCTCctcaaaagaagaaaagaaaacacag GTTATGGGCAAAGATCCAGCTAAAGAAAG ATAACTCATCCAATCAGGTGTACAACTACCAGCCATGTGACCACCCGGACCACCCATGTGACAGCTCCTGCCCCTGCGTCATGACCCAGAATTTCTGTGAGAAGTTCTGCCAGTGCGAGACCGAGT GTCAAAACCGGTTCCCAGGCTGCAGGTGTAAGACCCAGTGTAACACAAAGCAGTGCCCGTGTTACCTGGCCGTGAGGGAGTGCGATCCAGATCTGTGCATGACGTGTGGGGCGGCCGACCACTGGGACAGCAAGGTGGTGTCCTGCAAGAACTGCTCCATCCAGAGAGGCCTCAAGAAG CACTTGCTCTTGGCTCCTTCTGATGTGGCCGGTTGGGGCACCTTCATCAAAGAACCTGTCCAGAAAAATGAGTTTATCTCGGAGTACTGTGGAGAG cTCATCTCCCAGGATGAGGCGGACCGTCGTGGGCGGATATATGATAAATACATGTCCAGTTTCCTTTTCAACCTGAACAATG ACTTTGTTGTTGATGCCACTCGTAAAGGCAACAAAATTCGCTTTGCAAATCATTCGGTCAATCCCAACTGTTACGCAAAAG
- the ezh1 gene encoding histone-lysine N-methyltransferase EZH1 isoform X3 codes for MEETTTAAPPTGPGTIPSAPRPPAPPCALSRSLVEWRRRVKSEYMRLRQLKRLKKAEQVKNLFMANRQKIEEQTNVLNTEWSKLRIQAIPVSTSIGALPSKKVEDETFLHNIPYMGDEVLEQDEAFLEELIDNYDGVHGDREGGFISDEVFKELVEALSQYPDQEEEEEESAAPETVVKKDDERILRSSSAVEASDDIRPAVVPFSRRKRRSTTEARDLSTCKAIPNDKIFTAIASMFPYKGSTEELKEKYRDLLEPPNPVKLPPLCTPNLDGPYAKSVQREQSLHSFHTLFCRRCFKYDCFLHPFHATPNVYKRKSKEIRMETEPCGDNCFLLQKGAKEFVEQNMLRSQRSRKRKKAPRSTGSSCPGPSNEEGKEGDSDHETTSSSEGNSRCQTPTKVRVGEEEAEPQGCCVEWSGAEESLFRVLHGTYFNNFCSIARLIGTKNCKEVYEFAAKEVLIHRVPLVDGGISPQKKKRKHRLWAKIQLKKDNSSNQVYNYQPCDHPDHPCDSSCPCVMTQNFCEKFCQCETECQNRFPGCRCKTQCNTKQCPCYLAVRECDPDLCMTCGAADHWDSKVVSCKNCSIQRGLKKHLLLAPSDVAGWGTFIKEPVQKNEFISEYCGELISQDEADRRGRIYDKYMSSFLFNLNNVDFVVDATRKGNKIRFANHSVNPNCYAKVVMVNGDHRIGIFAKRAILQGEELFFDYRYSQADALKYVGIEREVEMT; via the exons ATGGAGGAAACGACTACAGCTGCTCCACCCACTGGCCCTGGCACCATCCCCTCCGCACCACGACCCCCCGCTCCCCCCTGCGCCCTGTCCCGCAGCCTGGTGGAGTGGAGACGCAGAGTCAAGTCTGAATACATGCGCCTACGCCAACTTAAACGCCTTAAGAAAGCAGAGCAGGTCAAG AACCTGTTCATGGCAAACAGACAGAAGATTGAGGAGCAGACTAATGTTTTAAATACAGAATGGTCAAAGCTCAGAATTCAAGCCATTCCCGTGTCAACATCCATTGGAGCCCTGCCCAGCAAAAAG GTGGAGGATGAGACTTTTCTTCATAACATCCCGTACATGGGCGATGAAGTCCTGGAACAAGATGAGGCCTTTTTGGAGGAGCTCATTGACAACTACGATGGTGTCCATGGCGACAGAG AGGGTGGATTTATCAGCGATGAGGTCTTTAAGGAGCTGGTCGAGGCCTTGAGCCAATACCCTGatcaagaggaagaggaggaggagtcggCTGCACCAGAGACAGTTGTGAAGAAGGACGACGAGCGGATTCTGAGGAGCAGTTCTGCAGTGGAAGCATCAGACGACATCAGACCTGCCGTTGTGCCATttagcaggaggaagaggagaagtaCTACAGAGG caagaGACCTGTCCACCTGTAAGGCCATTCCCAATGATAAGATATTTACAGCCATCGCTTCAATGTTCCCCTACAAGGGCAGcacagaggagctgaaggagaA GTACAGAGACTTATTGGAGCCTCCTAACCCAGTGAAGCTGCCTCCTCTCTGCACTCCCAACCTGGATGGACCCTACGCCAAGTCAGTGCAGAGAGAGCAGTCTTTGCACTCCTTTCACACTCTCTTCTGCAGACGTTGCTTCAAATATGACTGTTTCCTCCATC cTTTCCATGCCACGCCGAACGTTTACAAGAGGAAGAGCAAAGAAATCCGCATGGAGACGGAGCCGTGCGGAGACAACTGCTTCTTGTTACAG AAAGGGGCAAAAGAGTTTGTGGAGCAGAACATGCTGAGGTCCCAAAGGTCCCGGAAGAGAAAGAAGGCTCCACGTTCCACCGGCTCCAGCTGCCCTGGGCCGTCCAACGAGGAGGGCAAAGAGGGCGACAGTGACCACGAGACCACCTCTTCCTCTG AGGGGAATTCTCGGTGCCAGACGCCCACTAAAGTGCgtgtgggagaggaggaggcggagcctCAGGGCTGCTGTGTGGAGTGGAGCGGAGCAGAGgagtctctcttcagagtccttCACGGCACATATTTCAACAACTTCTGCTCCATCGCACGCCTCATCGGCACCAAGAACTGCAAAGAG GTATATGAGTTTGCTGCAAAGGAAGTCTTGATCCATAGAGTTCCTCTGGTGGATGGCGGCATCTCTCctcaaaagaagaaaagaaaacacag GTTATGGGCAAAGATCCAGCTAAAGAAAG ATAACTCATCCAATCAGGTGTACAACTACCAGCCATGTGACCACCCGGACCACCCATGTGACAGCTCCTGCCCCTGCGTCATGACCCAGAATTTCTGTGAGAAGTTCTGCCAGTGCGAGACCGAGT GTCAAAACCGGTTCCCAGGCTGCAGGTGTAAGACCCAGTGTAACACAAAGCAGTGCCCGTGTTACCTGGCCGTGAGGGAGTGCGATCCAGATCTGTGCATGACGTGTGGGGCGGCCGACCACTGGGACAGCAAGGTGGTGTCCTGCAAGAACTGCTCCATCCAGAGAGGCCTCAAGAAG CACTTGCTCTTGGCTCCTTCTGATGTGGCCGGTTGGGGCACCTTCATCAAAGAACCTGTCCAGAAAAATGAGTTTATCTCGGAGTACTGTGGAGAG cTCATCTCCCAGGATGAGGCGGACCGTCGTGGGCGGATATATGATAAATACATGTCCAGTTTCCTTTTCAACCTGAACAATG TAGACTTTGTTGTTGATGCCACTCGTAAAGGCAACAAAATTCGCTTTGCAAATCATTCGGTCAATCCCAACTGTTACGCAAAAG
- the ezh1 gene encoding histone-lysine N-methyltransferase EZH1 isoform X1: MEETTTAAPPTGPGTIPSAPRPPAPPCALSRSLVEWRRRVKSEYMRLRQLKRLKKAEQVKNLFMANRQKIEEQTNVLNTEWSKLRIQAIPVSTSIGALPSKKMCSVEFGYPSFKPQSVPLRPLSTVAAIPFMYSWSPLQHNFMVEDETFLHNIPYMGDEVLEQDEAFLEELIDNYDGVHGDREGGFISDEVFKELVEALSQYPDQEEEEEESAAPETVVKKDDERILRSSSAVEASDDIRPAVVPFSRRKRRSTTEARDLSTCKAIPNDKIFTAIASMFPYKGSTEELKEKYRDLLEPPNPVKLPPLCTPNLDGPYAKSVQREQSLHSFHTLFCRRCFKYDCFLHPFHATPNVYKRKSKEIRMETEPCGDNCFLLQKGAKEFVEQNMLRSQRSRKRKKAPRSTGSSCPGPSNEEGKEGDSDHETTSSSEGNSRCQTPTKVRVGEEEAEPQGCCVEWSGAEESLFRVLHGTYFNNFCSIARLIGTKNCKEVYEFAAKEVLIHRVPLVDGGISPQKKKRKHRLWAKIQLKKDNSSNQVYNYQPCDHPDHPCDSSCPCVMTQNFCEKFCQCETECQNRFPGCRCKTQCNTKQCPCYLAVRECDPDLCMTCGAADHWDSKVVSCKNCSIQRGLKKHLLLAPSDVAGWGTFIKEPVQKNEFISEYCGELISQDEADRRGRIYDKYMSSFLFNLNNVDFVVDATRKGNKIRFANHSVNPNCYAKVVMVNGDHRIGIFAKRAILQGEELFFDYRYSQADALKYVGIEREVEMT, encoded by the exons ATGGAGGAAACGACTACAGCTGCTCCACCCACTGGCCCTGGCACCATCCCCTCCGCACCACGACCCCCCGCTCCCCCCTGCGCCCTGTCCCGCAGCCTGGTGGAGTGGAGACGCAGAGTCAAGTCTGAATACATGCGCCTACGCCAACTTAAACGCCTTAAGAAAGCAGAGCAGGTCAAG AACCTGTTCATGGCAAACAGACAGAAGATTGAGGAGCAGACTAATGTTTTAAATACAGAATGGTCAAAGCTCAGAATTCAAGCCATTCCCGTGTCAACATCCATTGGAGCCCTGCCCAGCAAAAAG ATGTGCTCGGTGGAGTTTGGCTACCCGTCCTTCAAGCCTCAGTCAGTTCCTTTGAGACCACTGTCTACTGTGGCAGCCATTCCCTTCATGTACTCCTGGTCACCTCTGCAGCACAACTTCATG GTGGAGGATGAGACTTTTCTTCATAACATCCCGTACATGGGCGATGAAGTCCTGGAACAAGATGAGGCCTTTTTGGAGGAGCTCATTGACAACTACGATGGTGTCCATGGCGACAGAG AGGGTGGATTTATCAGCGATGAGGTCTTTAAGGAGCTGGTCGAGGCCTTGAGCCAATACCCTGatcaagaggaagaggaggaggagtcggCTGCACCAGAGACAGTTGTGAAGAAGGACGACGAGCGGATTCTGAGGAGCAGTTCTGCAGTGGAAGCATCAGACGACATCAGACCTGCCGTTGTGCCATttagcaggaggaagaggagaagtaCTACAGAGG caagaGACCTGTCCACCTGTAAGGCCATTCCCAATGATAAGATATTTACAGCCATCGCTTCAATGTTCCCCTACAAGGGCAGcacagaggagctgaaggagaA GTACAGAGACTTATTGGAGCCTCCTAACCCAGTGAAGCTGCCTCCTCTCTGCACTCCCAACCTGGATGGACCCTACGCCAAGTCAGTGCAGAGAGAGCAGTCTTTGCACTCCTTTCACACTCTCTTCTGCAGACGTTGCTTCAAATATGACTGTTTCCTCCATC cTTTCCATGCCACGCCGAACGTTTACAAGAGGAAGAGCAAAGAAATCCGCATGGAGACGGAGCCGTGCGGAGACAACTGCTTCTTGTTACAG AAAGGGGCAAAAGAGTTTGTGGAGCAGAACATGCTGAGGTCCCAAAGGTCCCGGAAGAGAAAGAAGGCTCCACGTTCCACCGGCTCCAGCTGCCCTGGGCCGTCCAACGAGGAGGGCAAAGAGGGCGACAGTGACCACGAGACCACCTCTTCCTCTG AGGGGAATTCTCGGTGCCAGACGCCCACTAAAGTGCgtgtgggagaggaggaggcggagcctCAGGGCTGCTGTGTGGAGTGGAGCGGAGCAGAGgagtctctcttcagagtccttCACGGCACATATTTCAACAACTTCTGCTCCATCGCACGCCTCATCGGCACCAAGAACTGCAAAGAG GTATATGAGTTTGCTGCAAAGGAAGTCTTGATCCATAGAGTTCCTCTGGTGGATGGCGGCATCTCTCctcaaaagaagaaaagaaaacacag GTTATGGGCAAAGATCCAGCTAAAGAAAG ATAACTCATCCAATCAGGTGTACAACTACCAGCCATGTGACCACCCGGACCACCCATGTGACAGCTCCTGCCCCTGCGTCATGACCCAGAATTTCTGTGAGAAGTTCTGCCAGTGCGAGACCGAGT GTCAAAACCGGTTCCCAGGCTGCAGGTGTAAGACCCAGTGTAACACAAAGCAGTGCCCGTGTTACCTGGCCGTGAGGGAGTGCGATCCAGATCTGTGCATGACGTGTGGGGCGGCCGACCACTGGGACAGCAAGGTGGTGTCCTGCAAGAACTGCTCCATCCAGAGAGGCCTCAAGAAG CACTTGCTCTTGGCTCCTTCTGATGTGGCCGGTTGGGGCACCTTCATCAAAGAACCTGTCCAGAAAAATGAGTTTATCTCGGAGTACTGTGGAGAG cTCATCTCCCAGGATGAGGCGGACCGTCGTGGGCGGATATATGATAAATACATGTCCAGTTTCCTTTTCAACCTGAACAATG TAGACTTTGTTGTTGATGCCACTCGTAAAGGCAACAAAATTCGCTTTGCAAATCATTCGGTCAATCCCAACTGTTACGCAAAAG